In a single window of the Pseudogemmatithrix spongiicola genome:
- a CDS encoding ABC transporter permease, whose protein sequence is MLELLLVPFLEATIRTATPLAFAALGELVSERAGVINLGMEGAIIAGCLGGAAAALAGGSGIGYLGAAAAGLALASVFAFFVVRVGSDQIITGTAITVLGLGVTGTVFHLAPTLVGVGAALPTTGPIALPILSHIPVVGRVLFTQPAPTYALYVLVPLVAWWMRHTHAGLALRAVGESPAAAAAAGVAAGRVRALAIAFSGAMGGLCGGTLVLAQVGSFNENMSAGRGFIAIAIVVLGRWTPWGTAGAALVFGAAFALQYLVQSLGLALPYQLFLAMPYVLTLVLLATQRGRAVAPAHLGR, encoded by the coding sequence ATGCTGGAGCTGCTGCTCGTGCCGTTCCTCGAAGCGACGATACGCACGGCCACGCCGCTCGCGTTCGCGGCGCTCGGGGAGTTGGTGTCGGAGCGTGCGGGCGTGATCAACCTGGGGATGGAGGGTGCGATCATCGCGGGTTGCCTCGGGGGTGCGGCGGCCGCGCTCGCGGGTGGCAGCGGCATCGGATATCTCGGCGCGGCGGCGGCGGGGCTCGCACTGGCGAGCGTGTTCGCCTTTTTCGTGGTGCGCGTCGGCAGCGACCAAATCATCACGGGCACCGCCATCACCGTACTCGGACTCGGTGTCACCGGCACCGTATTCCACCTGGCACCGACGTTGGTCGGCGTCGGTGCCGCGCTGCCCACCACCGGTCCGATCGCGCTGCCCATCCTCTCACACATCCCGGTCGTTGGCAGGGTGCTCTTCACGCAACCGGCGCCGACGTATGCGCTCTATGTGCTGGTGCCGCTGGTCGCGTGGTGGATGCGCCATACGCATGCGGGCTTGGCGTTGCGTGCGGTCGGCGAGTCTCCGGCCGCCGCTGCAGCCGCGGGCGTCGCAGCCGGTCGCGTGCGTGCGCTGGCGATTGCGTTCAGCGGCGCGATGGGCGGCCTGTGCGGCGGAACGCTGGTGCTGGCGCAGGTCGGGAGCTTCAACGAGAACATGAGCGCGGGCCGCGGGTTCATCGCGATCGCCATCGTCGTTCTCGGTCGGTGGACGCCGTGGGGCACGGCAGGCGCGGCGCTGGTGTTCGGAGCGGCCTTCGCGCTGCAGTACCTCGTGCAATCGCTCGGACTCGCCCTCCCGTACCAGCTCTTTCTCGCGATGCCGTACGTGCTCACGTTGGTGCTCTTGGCGACGCAGCGAGGACGCGCCGTCGCCCCGGCACACCTGGGCCGCTAG
- a CDS encoding ABC transporter permease yields the protein MEALLAFWDGAFGSAFAVLSATLVRATPLLFVGLAVALAFRAGVLNIGAEGQLVLGAIGASAVALATPTWPRALVVLAMLLAGAAAGGLWAGIAALLRRRFHVLEVISTIMLNFVAAALVSWMVRGPLQEPTRVYPMSESFAAAARWPFLVPGQRLHLGFALGLLAAGMLWFVLRHTAAGFRIRAVGAGPRAAASAGAVDVSRVTARAFIASGALAGLAGASEVGGVTWALYEGISPGYGYTAIAVALLARLDPRWVVVTAIGFGALEAGGAAMQRTAGVPAVAVQIVTATTLLAVLGATRWRARRRREAGA from the coding sequence ATGGAAGCGTTGCTCGCCTTCTGGGACGGAGCCTTCGGCTCCGCGTTCGCCGTGCTGTCGGCCACGCTGGTGCGCGCGACCCCGCTGCTGTTCGTCGGGTTGGCGGTGGCGCTCGCTTTCCGCGCCGGCGTGCTGAACATCGGTGCTGAAGGGCAGTTGGTGCTGGGTGCCATCGGGGCGTCGGCCGTGGCGCTCGCCACGCCGACCTGGCCCCGTGCGCTGGTGGTGCTGGCGATGCTCCTGGCCGGCGCCGCAGCGGGCGGCCTCTGGGCCGGAATCGCCGCCCTCCTGCGTCGTCGCTTCCACGTGCTCGAGGTAATCAGCACGATCATGCTCAACTTCGTCGCTGCGGCGTTGGTGAGTTGGATGGTGCGCGGTCCGCTGCAGGAACCGACACGCGTGTATCCGATGTCGGAGAGCTTCGCGGCCGCGGCGCGCTGGCCATTCCTCGTGCCGGGGCAACGCCTGCATCTGGGCTTTGCGCTCGGCCTGCTTGCCGCGGGCATGCTGTGGTTCGTGCTGCGACATACCGCCGCGGGCTTTCGCATCCGTGCCGTCGGAGCCGGCCCACGTGCCGCGGCGAGCGCTGGTGCCGTCGATGTCTCACGCGTGACGGCGCGGGCGTTCATCGCGAGCGGTGCGCTGGCCGGCCTCGCCGGGGCGTCGGAGGTCGGCGGGGTGACGTGGGCGCTCTATGAGGGCATCTCCCCGGGCTACGGTTACACCGCCATCGCCGTGGCGCTGCTCGCGCGGCTCGATCCGCGCTGGGTCGTGGTCACCGCAATCGGGTTCGGCGCGCTCGAGGCCGGCGGCGCGGCAATGCAGCGCACAGCGGGTGTGCCCGCGGTCGCCGTACAGATCGTCACCGCGACCACGCTGCTGGCGGTGCTGGGCGCGACGCGCTGGCGCGCGCGCCGACGCCGCGAGGCGGGAGCGTGA
- a CDS encoding ABC transporter ATP-binding protein codes for MAVPARAHGPVSALALALTDIHKSFGDTRALDGATCHVRRGSIHALLGENGAGKTTLMRIAFGMIPADRGTYERSGRPVRFASERDSISAGIGMVHQHFMLIPAFTVAENVALGGHGRFRASDAVAAVRRVGEATGLALDPHARVADLPIGAQQRAEIVRALARNADTLILDEPTAVLTPSESEDLYRWMRRFAAAGGTVVLITHRVREALGVADDVTVLRRGRTVLTGAADALEENAVVAAIVGDALAADGAAPLDATDGPVVFALQGASVRDAAGRVRLRATDLVVRAGEVLGVLGVEGAGQRELLRVLAGRIAPTSGSVQRPATVGFVPEDRLEDAVIPEFTLTENLALAHAGTLRGRVDWAQEHRVAERVIAQYDVRAAGAEAAMRSLSGGNQQRFVVGRERHRAPQALVAENPTRGLDVRATARVLATIRELARAGQGAAVVYSTDLDEILALTRRIVVCFDGTVREVAPPADPTDRSPYARALVGADA; via the coding sequence GTGGCAGTTCCTGCACGCGCCCACGGGCCTGTGAGCGCACTGGCGCTCGCCCTCACCGACATCCACAAGTCCTTCGGCGACACACGCGCGCTTGACGGCGCGACGTGTCATGTCCGGCGCGGCAGCATCCATGCCTTGCTCGGCGAGAACGGCGCCGGCAAGACCACGCTGATGCGCATCGCGTTCGGCATGATCCCGGCGGACCGCGGCACGTACGAACGCAGCGGCCGTCCCGTGCGATTCGCCTCCGAACGCGACAGCATCAGCGCCGGCATCGGCATGGTGCACCAGCACTTCATGCTCATTCCGGCCTTCACCGTCGCGGAGAACGTGGCGCTGGGCGGCCACGGAAGGTTCCGGGCGTCAGACGCCGTCGCGGCCGTGCGGCGTGTCGGGGAGGCGACGGGTCTCGCCCTCGATCCGCACGCGCGCGTGGCGGACTTGCCGATCGGTGCGCAGCAGCGTGCAGAGATCGTGCGCGCGCTCGCGCGCAACGCCGACACGTTGATACTCGACGAACCGACGGCGGTCCTGACGCCGTCGGAGAGCGAGGACTTGTATCGCTGGATGCGGCGCTTCGCCGCGGCGGGTGGTACGGTGGTCCTGATCACGCATCGGGTGCGCGAGGCGCTGGGCGTCGCCGATGACGTCACCGTGCTGCGTCGCGGACGCACGGTGCTCACCGGTGCCGCGGACGCGTTGGAAGAGAATGCGGTTGTTGCGGCCATCGTCGGCGATGCGCTGGCGGCCGACGGTGCCGCGCCGTTGGATGCGACGGACGGCCCTGTCGTCTTTGCCCTGCAGGGCGCATCGGTGCGCGACGCCGCGGGACGCGTTCGCCTCCGCGCCACCGATCTCGTGGTGCGCGCGGGCGAAGTCCTCGGCGTGCTGGGCGTGGAAGGTGCGGGTCAGCGCGAGCTCCTGCGGGTGCTCGCGGGCCGGATCGCGCCGACGTCCGGCAGCGTGCAGCGCCCGGCGACCGTGGGCTTCGTGCCCGAGGATCGTCTTGAGGACGCGGTGATCCCGGAGTTCACGCTCACGGAAAACCTCGCCCTCGCGCATGCCGGCACACTGCGCGGCCGCGTGGACTGGGCACAAGAGCATCGTGTCGCCGAGCGGGTGATCGCGCAGTACGACGTGCGCGCAGCGGGGGCGGAGGCAGCCATGCGCTCCCTCTCGGGCGGCAACCAGCAACGCTTTGTGGTCGGACGCGAACGGCATCGCGCGCCGCAGGCGCTGGTCGCGGAGAATCCGACGCGCGGGCTGGACGTTCGGGCAACGGCGCGCGTGCTCGCGACCATCCGCGAGCTCGCGCGCGCGGGGCAGGGTGCCGCGGTGGTCTATTCGACGGATCTCGACGAGATCCTCGCGCTGACCCGCCGTATCGTGGTGTGTTTCGACGGGACGGTGCGTGAGGTCGCGCCGCCTGCCGACCCGACGGACCGCAGCCCATACGCCCGCGCCCTCGTGGGGGCCGACGCGTAA